One Brassica napus cultivar Da-Ae chromosome C4, Da-Ae, whole genome shotgun sequence genomic region harbors:
- the LOC111215423 gene encoding VQ motif-containing protein 18-like, translated as MVRESMEVTQYHQGNFNKGSSSRVSMNKNSQVISKIKPKIRIIHIFAPEVIKTDVKNFRSLVQSLTGKPAAVEVKTGKRSARPRIPTSQEPVCGDHQPVNRRTSFTGLLANGGNHEVKEEWGSGDQNTTNTNTYFDLEGLIQDVGEDYFSSFPMRSSPSSSQVEGFIFNNNNTSNSFDTKGHNIS; from the coding sequence ATGGTGAGAGAATCAATGGAGGTTACTCAATATCATCAAGGTAATTTTAATAAAGGTTCGAGTTCTAGGGTTTCCATGAACAAGAATTCACAAGTAATATCCAAGATCAAGCCCAAGATTCGCATCATCCATATATTCGCACCGGAGGTCATCAAGACCGACGTCAAGAACTTCCGTTCACTCGTACAAAGTCTAACCGGAAAACCAGCAGCCGTAGAGGTCAAAACCGGTAAAAGGAGTGCCAGACCGAGAATTCCCACGTCTCAAGAACCGGTTTGCGGAGATCATCAGCCGGTTAACAGGCGTACGAGTTTCACCGGTTTATTAGCAAACGGTGGAAACCATGAGGTAAAAGAAGAATGGGGATCCGGTGATCAGAATACTACGAACACAAACACTTACTTTGACCTAGAAGGTTTGATCCAAGATGTAGGAGAAGATTACTTCTCTTCGTTTCCCATGagatcttctccttcttcttcacaagttGAAGGGTTCatcttcaacaacaacaacaccagcAACAGCTTCGATACAAAGGGTCACAATATTTCATAA